From a region of the Carassius auratus strain Wakin chromosome 31, ASM336829v1, whole genome shotgun sequence genome:
- the LOC113050354 gene encoding rho guanine nucleotide exchange factor 25-like, whose amino-acid sequence MKSLAKLQGNTEQPLMSLSNTLPSLDDQHSMQEHTERSLLLEDKQGCSKKSTELENAEQSWSLRPKHIPEGKESYTLTGLSDVSLPPDPPSASVSTDDLSPISPCNHQPLFTRKISTTPQRSIKALKRWLSSPARKLSLGRVGKGQSSKVIQSPEGSSSMFLTLSSTQSPLSPAESKKLPRSYRSLDCAELSGPASPGSPHYPRYPRHHSCNVHSGERDPDLSDETRIYSQSIEDDEQERRTALEKSIYVLSELIETEKLYVDDLGLVVEGYMATMRSAGVPEYLVGKDKIVFGNIHQIYDWHKDYFLGELEKCVCEPDLLAQLFIKHERRLNMYVVYCQNKPKSEHIVSEYIETYFEELRQQLGHRLQLNDLLIKPVQRIMKYQLLLKDFLKCYTKAGRQTEDLERAVEVMCFVPKRCNDMMNVGRLQGFEGQLRAQGKLLQQDTFTFTENENSILSRPKERRVFLFEQLVILSEPIDRKKGFSLPGYIYKNSIKISCLGIEDHCPDDPCRMVLTSRNIDGSMQRFILRASSPEVIMTWANDIIQMLETQRNFLNALQSPIEFQRKGITFLSLGENLTTSPSLNSGLQPFRSASIDCHGQPCLHSWSPSQPSMPH is encoded by the exons ATGAAGAGTTTGGCCAAACTTCAGGGAAACACAGAGCAACCGCTGATGTCTTTATCAAACACTCTCCCATCCTTGGATGATCAGCACtcg ATGCAAGAACATACTGAAAGGAGTCTTTTGCTGGAAGACAAACAGGGTTGTTCAAAGAAGAGTACAGAATTGGAAAATGCAGAACAAAGCTGGAGCTTAAGACCCAAACACATACCTGAGGGCAAAG AGTCATACACATTGACAGGGCTCAGCGATGTCTCTTTGCCTCCTGATCCACCTTCAGCCTCCGTCTCCACTGATGACCTCTCTCCAATCTCACCCTGCAACCATCAGCCTCTTTTCACTAGAAAAATATCTACCACACCACAGCGCTCCATCAAGGCCCTCAAGAGATGGTTGAGCAGCCCAGCTCGAAAGCTTAGTCTGGGCAGAGTTGGCAAGGGTCAGAGCTCAAAGGTCATTCAGAGCCCAGAAGGGTCATCCTCTATGTTTCTCACTCTCTCATCTACTCAAAGCCCACTGAGCCCAGCGGAATCCAAGAAACTGCCCCGCTCCTACAGATCTCTg GACTGTGCTGAACTTTCAGGGCCAGCATCTCCTGGCAGTCCCCATTACCCAAGATACCCAAGGCATCACTCTTGCAATGTGCATTCTGGGGAGAGAGATCCCGACTTGAGTGACGAGACACGTATATATTCGCAGAGCATAGAGGATGATGAGCAGGAGAGAAGAACTGCTTTAGAGAAAAGCAT ATATGTGCTGTCAGAGCTGATAGAAACAGAGAAGCTGTATGTGGACGATCTGGGGCTTGTAGTGGAG GGTTATATGGCTACAATGAGAAGTGCTGGGGTGCCAGAGTATTTGGTGGGAAAGGATAAAATTGTGTTTGGGAACATTCATCAGATCTATGACTGGCACAAAGA CTATTTTCTTGGGGAGTtggagaaatgtgtgtgtgaaccTGACCTGCTGGCACAACTGTTTATCAAACAT GAGAGGAGGCTCAACATGTATGTGGTTTACTGTCAGAACAAGCCAAAGTCAGAGCACATCGTCTCAGAGTACATTGAAACCTATTTTGAG GAACTGAGACAACAGCTGGGTCACAGACTGCAGCTAAATGACCTGCTCATCAAACCAGTTCAGAGAATCATGAAATATCAGCTTCTGCTAaag gACTTCTTGAAGTGCTACACTAAAGCAGGCAGACAAACTGAAGATCTTGAG AGGGCAGTAGAGGTGATGTGTTTTGTTCCAAAGCGATGTAATGACATGATGAATGTTGGAAGACTACAGGGTTTTGAG GGTCAACTTAGAGCACAAGGAAAACTCTTGCAACAGGACACCTTCACATTCACTGAGAATGAGAACAGCATCCTCTCCCGTCCCAAAGAGAGACGGGTGTTCCTCTTCGAGCAACTTGTCATCCTCAGTGAACCAATCGACCGCAAGAAAGGATTTTCCCTGCCAGGATACATCTACAAAAACAGCATCAAG ATTAGTTGTTTGGGAATTGAGGATCATTGCCCAGATGACCCATGTCGGATGGTGTTGACATCTCGTAATATTGATGGAAGCATGCAACGATTTATTCTTCGTGCATCATCTCCAGAAGTCATAATGACCTGGGCAAATGACATCATACAGATGCTGGAGACACAGCGCAACTTCTTAAACG CCCTGCAGTCTCCTATTGAATTCCAGAGGAAAGGAATTACATTTCTCAGCCTGGGAGAGAACTTGACAACTTCACCCTCACTGAACTCTGGCCTGCAACCTTTTCGCTCTGCCTCCATAGACTGCCACGGTCAGCCCTGTCTGCACTCCTGGAGTCCTTCACAACCTTCTATGCCCCATTGA